The sequence below is a genomic window from Coffea arabica cultivar ET-39 chromosome 8e, Coffea Arabica ET-39 HiFi, whole genome shotgun sequence.
GTCTCCAGTCCTTATTTTCCAGGGAATTCCATTCTTATTCCAATTCCGGTTTTAGAAGCTTTTCGTCTGCATCTGATTATGTAATTCAGGACACTGATTCTTCCGTTGCCACTGCATTAAACCTCGATAACCGGGTTCCGGCCACCGTCATCACTGGCTTTCTTGGCTCCGGCAAGgtaaggaagaagaaaagatttTCCGAAGCCAAGAAATATGGAATGGTGTGCAAGGAAACTTTTATGTATcgaaaaagggttttttttgcTTGGCTTGCAGGATTCTCAATGTACCCTGCCCCCTCTGTTTCTGACCTTCATTactgaaaatttcctttttaaatgaaaaaagtGTGAAACTTTTTGCACTATTAATGATTAATTCTTTGATATGTATAAATGGTTGTTTTGGTTTTCAATATTGAGGAATGCTTTGGAGTTTTGGGCTTAAGTTTTCCTTTGCTGTTACTGGATTTTCTTGGATGCTGATGGAACGAGAAAATGAGCATGAAATTATGGGTTTTCACTAGGCAAAGGAATGAGTTTGGACAAAATTGGTCTTTGATTTTCCTAAGAGATGTAGTAACGCATTTAGGACAGATAAATGTATTTGCTCCTGTGTCTTGGTTTATTATATATTCTAGGCATCAGTAGTTGGCTGGAAAATGAGAGAATCGACTAATCGACTGTTTTTCATGAGTTTAAAGGTGTAAAAGTGTTATCTTTGTGTCAGTATTCAAATGTAACTATGGATTTCATGTTATCAAAAGTGGTGGAAGATGTTTATATAATAAGTTGCgttttgctttgttttcctGAGTTTTTCTTTCATAGCATTTGAAAAGTTTGTGGTTCTTTGTATTTGTCTAGTTCTATGGTTTTATTGACCTGTTCAATATTCTGACATAGGGTGAAATGATTTTATCCAAATTTGGTGCGAGTTTCAATTTCTATGTCCTAAGAAACTTAAATGCAATGTGTTTCTGACTTGCATTCTGTATTCAGTATGATCTTATTCTTTAGCTTTTTCACTGCATCctgctgaattttttttttttttggatttttcccGGTTATGTTGTTGTGGCAGACTACTCTGTTAAATCATATATTGACATCTAATCATGGTAAGAGAATTGCTGTGATAGAAAATGAGGTATGAtatccttccttttctttttttcttgttttttctttttcctgttcTCATTCTTCTAGACGTTGCAATGATTCAGAGGAAGTGTTACCAAGAATGCATACGGAAAACGAGTACTTGAACTATTTACCCCTAATTCTCTCTTGAATAACTGAATAAACTGAAGCTCAACCCTTGAGCAAGTGCCTagtaaaaatatatatgtagcTTAGGATTGAGACGCAAAATATATCTGTCTGGCAGTGGGTTCATCGTTTCTGTTTATTTCAAGTGGGGCTGCATATCTTTTGGGGCAATTCTAAAAGGCAGCTTACTTCAACATGAGATGCAATTCTGCAACTTTCATTTATGTTTTTTGAGGGATTAATCTAACATTGGGATTTGGATATGCCAAGGCTGCGACAGATAGCTTGTTAACTACTATTTAGAGACATTTGTATGTTTTTCTCTACTTTTCATGTCTGCAACGTGAGCTCATTTCTAGTGTGTTCTGCATTAATTTAAAAATATGACTCAAATTTTCTAAATACCTGTATCCAATACTATGACCAGTTTAGAGCTTAGCATCTCGTTTGAGTACTGCATGTTTACTAGTAGACGGCTCTGTTGTTAATCTTCGTTATCTAAGTATGGCCTAGGTTATTATCATTTAGTCATGAATATGAGTATTTGACAGCATATGAATATTCTTTTGTGAAAGGTTACAAGTAGTCTGATCATATTTTAATGTTACTTTGAAGAGTTTGCAAACATAACTTTTACCAgtcttaatttttttcccttatatgtTTAATGTTGCTGTTGCAGTTTGGTGAGGTGGACATTGATGGTTCGTTAGTTGCTAGCCATTCCTCCTCAAATGAGGACATTATCATGGTTAATAATGGTTGTCTATGTTGTACTGTTAGAGGAGATCTTGTTAAAATGCTTCTGGAGTTGGTTAAGACGAAGCGAGACAAATTTGATCATATTGTTATAGAAACAACAGGTAAGTCAATATCTTAAATGTTGCAAAGAAAATTGATTGCCTTAATGCTCGTAATAAGATAACACATGTATGGAGGAACTATATGTGATGagatatacattccaaacatgaTGCTAAATACATGCCACATATGATGTTGAATAATTACAATTACTCATATGCCACAAAAAGTGTTTCTCGGGCTGCTCTGCATTGTTTGGAATAAAAAGATGGAGATAAACAGCttaatgtttttctttttactttttctaatttttttttgatgcAGAAAAGCTATGTGATTGTTCTACCTATAACATTGTGTCTTTCACTGGTAGTTTCTTGTGGTAATTTGAACTTGGGTTTCAGTTACCTTTTCACAGAATGTCTATTACATGTTAGTCTCTGTTATTTTTATTGATAATTTGTGTAAAGGGGGGGGGGTTAAGAATCCTACTTGAGTGAATATTTTATGCATTTTTATCCCTATTAATGTTAGAGTTGCTTGCCAGCCTCTGAAACTCGCCTTTGATCGTTTTAATTTCTtagtcttaatttttttttacaggtCTTGCAAAACCTGGTCCTGTCATTGAAACATTTTGTACTGATGAGTTGGTTTCACGTTATGTGAAACTTGATGGAGTAGTTACTCTAGTTGACTCCAAGCATGTCATTCAACATCTGGATGAGGTAAAACCAAGATTCGTGGTTAATGAAGCTGTGGAACAAGTTGCTTATGCGGATCGTATTATCTTGAATAAGGTAAAACTTTTTTTCTCCTTCCATTCCTGTAATTGATGCTTTATCATATGCAGCGTTttcttttattaataaaaagaaagaacaaagatTAGAATCTCTCCCTACTTGTAATAAGTTCTTCCAGAGTCTTAGTAAGTGCAATTATGTACTGcttaatttcttcttctaatAATTTTGACAGATAGATTTGGTAACGGGGGCTGACCTGGAGGTCTTGATGAAAAGAATTAAGGTAGAGTCTTGTATACAATCTTTATTGTCCAGGtgaaaatttcatagaaaatttCTCTCAATTGTTGATTTGCATAAGCTATTCCATGTGCATTATTCTTTTctctgacttttttttttggggtggatCAGTTTCTGATTTTCATGTATAGAATTGATATTATTTGTAATGGGACAGGATTTCTTGGATGCTAAAGATAAATCAGAATAGCCTTATTGATATCATGTTCTTCTTTCCcccaagacttttttttttctttctttctttccatttgAAGAAAATCtatgtttctttttgttttgtaaatatggTGTCCTTAGAAGCTTTATACTTATTTATTACTGAcaaatattttttcaattagTTTAAGTGTAAAAGCAACTCTCATCCTCCTGTTGATTAGTTACAACAAAGTTTTTGGTATCCAGAGTCAAGACAGTAGCATTTTGTTCTGATTGGTTGATAGCTTTGACCGGATCTTGTCCACTCTTTTAGTAGCTTGTCTTTTATCAGCTTACTCCTTTGTCCAGCACATCAACGGGATGGCTCAAATAAAGAAAGCTAAATTTGGAGTGGTGGATATGGACTTTGTTTTAGGAGTAGGAGGTTATGATCTTGACAGGTGATTTTATCTTGCAAGATATTGTTATGAGTAATTGCAAAAGaagtaaatacatttgcacaagTGCATTGTGCTTTCTGATGTGAGGACATATTTTGCTTTTGCAGGATTGACTCCGAAGTTGAATCAGGTGGTTCTCATTGTGCCCATGAACATGGAACTGAACATCGTATTTTAACGAGTTTTTATTGGTGATATTGAACTTATGTCTTAGTTAAGTTATCTTGATCATTAGGTGACTCTGATACCAATGCAAAATTTAAAAAGACAGTAAGATGAAGGAAAGTTGGTTGTTTTGCATTTATGATGCATGATCCACTTGTGCAATACTTTATAGACAAGgctatcaatttttttttgttttagatttATTCCTTAAACTTGCTTTGATCTGCACTTACCATAAGTGATTTGTGGCCTTTCTTTacagatttttattttttttcctgtttgTTTCTTATTCCCTTTTGTATTACTAGATTATATGAGGTTGGATTCACAGTGAATCTTAGTGACAATAGCTGTATATTCTTTTCTGTTATAAACTCCTCTCTGCCTCCTGTTCCCTTCACCCTCTACACATGTCTCTGTAATGTGTATGCATGGAAGTTTTGTCAGTCTCTTTAAGTGCTtcgaattatttttttaattcatatATTTGCCTAAAATTGAATTCTACAAAGAACAATGTGTTAATGATTGTATGCGACAAAAGGCCTTTACTGATGAGATCTTTCAGTAATTTATATTCCTTTAGTGCCAAACAcattttggtaaaacttgaattTGCTTCTGCTTTATGTCGCTGGTTCAGATAGCGTAGATCATGAGGGTTATTTCAGTTGGGATTGGAATATGCTCATCTTGACATTTCAGCAGTGGCTGCTTTCAATGGTGGCTTATAGAAGTGAAAATtgaaatgttaaatgttttggGTAGTTGATCTGATATCTAGAAACTATTAGTTCGTctgaataattttttatttccgGTTCCAGCAGAGCATCACAAGGGACATGGACATCATCATGACCATGTACATGATTCTGCTGTCTCTAGTGTTAGTATCGTTTCTGAGGGAACCTTAGACCTAGATGAGgtaatttgtttttttaatcAGCATTTGTAATCATGTTAAAcatgttattttattttgtgtttaaaAAATTGAACCTGCACAGGAGTGTAGGGTTTGTACGTCCTGTTTTTTAGCAATGTCTCTTCTTGTTCCTTTGGCATAGATCATGCGGTTCCACTTTTGTGCAGAATTGAATGCCATATCCATCCAGTGTAGTATttcaaacatgattcattttGAGGCAGCTGAGTGTATCTTTATTGCACCTAAATGCTAAATCTTGGAACTTTTCTTAATGTGTCTGTTCTTTGTCTAGGTTGATGACTGGCTTGAAAGATTacttgaagaaaaagaagatgacTTGTACAGGATGAAAGGAGTTCTTTCTGTGACCGGTTCGGAAGAGCGTTATGTTTTCCAGGTTAAAATTTTAATGATATTAGAATGTTTTATTCCTTTGACATGAAGCTTTATTGATTCGTTTCTTTGTCTTACCAAATTATCCCAGGGAGTACATTCTACATTGGATGGCTGCCCCGGAAAGACATGGGGACCAGGGGAGAAAAGGGTTAACAAGCTTGTATTTATCGGAAGAAACTTGGATGAAACTGCCCTAAGGAAAGGATTCAAGGGCTGTTTAGTGTCAGAATCTGAATAGACTAGCAACGCATTGGATCTCTGGACAATTCATGGAAGAAGAAACAAATGAGCCAAGGTTGGACAGGGGGACGTTGCACACAGGACCTTGCGTGTTCGCGTACAAGACTTGAGCAGAATAAGCTTTGCTACAGCCTATAGTAAGGTCATTTTATAGGATGCATAAGCATATACTCGGTCGGCAATTCACCTTCTATTGACATGTAGTGTGTGATTATTGTCCCTAGGAAAAAGGGTTTTATCTAACTATAGGCATTTTTCTCTGTTTTGcctactttttttttcacttctttattAATTTGCAGTGAAGACCTTGTATCTTTGTAAAGTAAGCGACATATTGAAGGCACATTGTCGTAGCTGATAGTGTAACTCTTCAATTAGCAGGTACGAGGTATAAAGGGGGAATGAGTTTGAATTCTGTTTAGATGATAAGTATAGGATTACCTACCTAAGATTCTGATTTGGTACATGCTAACGACCTTCTCAACTACCAACATTGGGCTTACTTGTTTGCCACCACTTTTTGACTTTGCAACTTTTGCTtccttttgaatattttgtacCAATTTTTCTTCTGCTTTCTGTTTCACTTCATGCTTATCTTTTAGATGGATTCAATGGTTGTAAGGACATAAAATGAGCATTACTGTGCTCCTCCTTGTCTCTTTATACAGCTTCTAGTGTCATCCCCTTCCAATCATTTCCTTTCTGTTTGCTTCACCTAATTCATTCTTAATCAGAACAGTTTTCAACTCAAAAGAATATTACATGCCATGGTTCTAACCTACAACTCATTCTTACATGTTTTTCCCACTATTTTTTGTCAATCGAATGACAAATATTTCTGCACCATGACAATGTTTTGAACATAGAACATATCCTTTTTTTGGTCTTACCATCTTTGTATCTATATAAGGAACTTGACCATCTTTGTATCTATATAAGGAACTTGAGTAAGGAGTAGATTTTTTTATTGGGGGGTTTTCTAGAACGAcccctttctttattttctttatttggtgTACCTACTTGAGCCGGatgaaaggaaattttcacGTCCGATTTtgaagaggggggggggggagatcCTATATGATCctatctcaatttttttttcctaggtCCATAACTAAAAAACCCATTTTCTTACGATTACGAGGTTCATTCGAATATGAGATTCCATCTTGGAAATACAGCatcccatttttttttactacCCCAAGGCTTGGATACATTTCGCAATCGAGAAACTAGGTCAGGCCGGTTGGTTCTTTGCGCCTAGTTTTGGTGTAGCAGCTGTATTTCGATTCATCCTCTTTTTTCAAGGGTTTCATAGTTGGACATTGAACTCATTTCATATGATGGGAGTTGCCGGTGTATTGGCGTTGCTTTGCTATGCACTATTCATGGTGCTACTATAGAAAATACTTTATTTGAAAATGGTGATGGTGCAAATACATTCTGTGCTTTTAATCCAACGCAAGCCGAAGTAACTTATTCAATGGTCACCGCTAACCGCTTTTGGTCCCAAATCTTTGGAGTTGCTTTTTCCAATAAACGTAACAACCACAccagaataaataaataaataatatatatatatatatatattaatttggCCTTGCTTACATCGACACGAAAACAAGAAGAATATGGGGATCATTTGATGGGgacacaaaataaaaatttctccTGCTGACAGATAACTCCCAAACGCATATTCTGCAGTTGCAACAAAAGTGATGAAATCTAAGACAgactttggaaaaaaaaaaagaaaaagaaaagaaaagaaaagcttcgAATCGAAgaatataaataaaagaaaagagggtgAGAAAGCCAGAAGAACAAAACTTTTTCAACATTTTCCTTGAAGGAGAGTGTGCGTGCGCGGGAAAGAATATTCTGCAGTCACATCCTTACCATCCATCGTTTAAGGACACTTCGAAACGTGTCACATATCATATTCTTCGTTTCTTTGTTTATTGCTTTGTAtattttttgcttcttttgGTTTCTATCTGTTAAAGAATTGGAGTCAATGGCCTATAAAAATTTGGAATGGAccatttgtttctttctttatcAAGCTAGCTTCTATTTCATCGAAAGAGATAAAAACGAAGTTGATTCCAAGATTCCATCCTTGCATGTTCAGTTGGAAATCTAGTGCAATTTTTAATTGCTCCAGGCATTATTCATTGTATGAAGCTTTTGGCATAATGTAACAAGGATAAGATGTGCTTACTTAACCTGAtgtgaaaactgaaaagtttaTAATAGGCTTAGTAGCCAAGACGTATAGTTCACCTAATGgttcttaaaaaaaagaaaacgttTTGAGCCAGTTATCAAGTTATTCTCTTCACCTTATTTAATTTTGTTGAGATTCTTTTGCTAAGTGGGGTGAAGATAATTAATTTCCTTCTGCACTTAGAATTGAATATGTGGGACGATAAAAATTGTTATTACTATGTTGAGGGACAATGCTACAGTGCCTATAGTTATGGTAACAATATTAGAGAAACCTACTATTATAGGTTTCTATTACCTTTAGTGACAGATCAAGTTTTTTAGcgactttttaaatattatattaaactaattaatattaactttagtaagtttttaattaaaactagtaagtatatgtctgaaagataagttttagtcagaaatataaatttacactttgaataatttaatttacttattatttgataaaatttacttttgtttaaattaaacttactaatactaaaagtaaaaaatttccatatttaagtaaaaaatcaccatttctgaAACAGGTTTGCCTCTCCAAAGTTGGTTGCCTTCTTTTTATGTTCTCACCTTAGGACATGATGGAATAGAAATTTTTTCCTTGCAAAATTTTTCTGTTCAGTCCACATTTTCCATCTCTACTTCCTGGATCCTGGTCGATCGGGCATATGCAGACCCAACAAAAGggttgagaattttattaaggCTGGGTGGTGGTATCAAGCAAGAGAGCAGATAAAAAATAACAGCCAAAAGGTTAGACTATCATGTTTCTTGAAAATAGCTTCATTATATtgctttaatttgtttatctttCGTTTGATTTGATTGTCAACTTGAAAAATGTATGGGAAATGACTTAGACCCTGTATGTGAAACATAGTAGTAGGGTGTCAGCATTTATGGGAAAAGCAGTTAATTCTGGAATGCATATAAGCtgtttggtgaaatgtcaaaaagaaatttgtatgATATGATTGATGCCTGTACGGGGTTAAAAGCACGGAGCAACAAGCCTTTTAACTTCCAAATCCACCGAATCCATTCAACTGAATGCTTTATTGTTTCATTAGACATACAAAAGTTCGATCTTATGCATAATTTAAGAGGACAAGTTGACTGCACAAATTTGTTCGGtaatttctatttcttcaagactaaaagaaaaatcagaTGATAAAACTATTAAATAAATCATTTAAATCCATGGTTTATTAATTTTAAACTTTTACATATGAAAGAGGGATGCAATTTGAGATAACTTTCAGTAATCTTTGGGTATGGGTTGCGTAGGATTGCAATCTTTAGGTATGATCAGCTTGAGTATGGATTGCGTAGGAGCCTAAAGTTGCAATATTCATATGTACTACAACGAATTTAAGTAAAAATCTCAGAAAACATACACCAACACAAACATTGATGCCAAACATCTCAGAGCGTACTCTTCCAAGCAGATGCCAAACAAACTGATCTACTTAATCGAGCTTGTTTTGGCCGCCTGGTAGTCACAGCTGAGAAGGATAAGCAGTGGTTCCAATTAGGTCTGGAGGAAGCTTTTTACCTCTTCTATGTCCCAAAATGCATCAAAATCATCAACGAAAATAATTGTGAAATTGATAGTGAAGAGTTGTGGATGTACATGATGtccaaaaaggaaaattttacgAATTTATTCAAAGCTTATTCTCATCTTCGGATGAAGAATTGGGTGGTTAGATCAGGATCACAGTATGGTGTGGACTTTGTCGCCTACCGGCATCATCCATCTTTGGTGCATTCAGAGTATGCTGTGATTGTTTTGTCTGATAACAATGGAGAAACAAATGGGCGTTTGATGGTTTGGTCTGATTATCATTGCACCTTGACTTTGTGGCAGTGTTGCAAAGACATTGTTGCTTGTTAATATTGATAAATGTGGAGAGAATGTAACATTGCCATCATGTTTAGAAAGTTGCATTGTTGAAGAAAGGACAATCACTAGGTGGAGTCCACAACAATGCCGTGAGAACCAAACAATTGCAACTGGGGAATCTTGACACCGAGAATTTGCAGCAGCAGTTGTCAACAAGGATTAATGACAAATCAGACCATGgaatattttgatgatttttaaTGCAGGCTTTGATGGTTTTACAAGGGATTGTCCCTTCTGTACAATTTAGAAAGATTCAAGTTCCTATGGATTGTTTAAGCTCAAAATGTAATTGATATCAACGTTGCATGTtcctgttaaaaaaaaaaagtcttcaGCCTTTCCAGTTTAAAATGGAAATGCAAAATCAAACTTCAATACCCTCTGGTTTTCGAGCTACTCATTTATTAATCCTGAAGGTTATCATTTACTTGGTCCTTGATTCTCCAAAaataactgaaaaaaaaaagtatgtttTCAGTCTTTCAGTCTCATATGTAGCGTAGGTAATGGCTTATTACTGAACTACAACTTGGGGATACCCTTTTCGGCCAAATGAGGATACATTTTCTTAGGCCTGAATTCAGCTAGAAATAGCAAagataaattataatttttccCAACTATGAATACTTTTATTGTTCATCTTCTCTGCAAATGATCTTGTAGAAGAAATCCCCACAAATTCTTAGGGTGTAGGACCAATTCCATTGCAATGTTAAAACGTTCAGCGTTGGATTGAAACTGAAAATTCATGACACCATAATAGAATTAGTGAGTTAACCATGCTAGTGAAGACAACTGTTACAATGACATTTAAAATTAGTCACTACAAAAAACTCGTATTAAATTACAAAACTATACCATGATTGAACTCATTTGTTCCACTTCAGATGACTTCATGAAATTAATAAGtaacaaaataaatgataactaaacaaatgaaatatgaGCTCAATTGATCGTGTTCAAACTACATATTCTATTAATGGTTAGTATATATGAAATTGTATTTTCCATATGTAGAAAAATAATATGCATTTTATATCTAGTAACGAATAAATTACCgatgttttgaacaaatcaaACCTAAACTCATGGTGTGATACGTATATAGTTGCCCACATTTATACTTATGCCATCGTCCTTTCTTTCCATTTGCTTTTTAAGagtgcaaatttcttttgattatattggtaacaaaataacatattttACAAACTATTCCAATTTATTTAGAAAATGTTACTAATTTCATTAGAAATTATGAAATGTAATCAtggtttattaattttttactaaACATAAATACTGCATATAAAAAGGAATAGatatttgattttgttttactttgattagaAAAACTTGTGATAGTAATAACGAAATAGTGACAAAGGTGCAACTTTCAAATCAACAACCAACGTACACTTAATTAAGGTAATATTTTTTAGTTGATCAAACTGATATATGCCATAAAGTAGTAAGATTTACTCATTTATAAATTGACAATTTTAGCAGTTTATAGACCATTTATCTATTACATACTATTTgccaattaaaaataattttgataaaaatgtgCATATAAATCCCTATTGTAAATGAtacaaaatatatttgaaactcaCGAAACTTAATATATAGGtaaatttactataattttcaaagattatgcTACATTAGTACAACTTTATCTTTTACACTTGTGacctagaaaataaatttattaaaacacataacatttataaatgatacatacatttattaaaatgcttaaaacacaAAACATTTATGAATGATACATACAATCATGTATTATACATTTACGTTACCAACAATTACTAACTATAATATTaagtttcaatcattaataaaaaaatcttagctacttcctaatacttgtttcatata
It includes:
- the LOC113702889 gene encoding uncharacterized protein isoform X5; its protein translation is MATLRYLLSKTTPKTLTQILSSCRFSHSSVHHSTSPPYYSLLRSLQSLFSREFHSYSNSGFRSFSSASDYVIQDTDSSVATALNLDNRVPATVITGFLGSGKTTLLNHILTSNHGKRIAVIENEFGEVDIDGSLVASHSSSNEDIIMVNNGCLCCTVRGDLVKMLLELVKTKRDKFDHIVIETTGLAKPGPVIETFCTDELVSRYVKLDGVVTLVDSKHVIQHLDEVKPRFVVNEAVEQVAYADRIILNKHINGMAQIKKAKFGVVDMDFVLGVGGYDLDRIDSEVESGAEHHKGHGHHHDHVHDSAVSSVSIVSEGTLDLDEVDDWLERLLEEKEDDLYRMKGVLSVTGSEERYVFQGVHSTLDGCPGKTWGPGEKRVNKLVFIGRNLDETALRKGFKGCLVSESE
- the LOC113702889 gene encoding uncharacterized protein isoform X1, with the translated sequence MATLRYLLSKTTPKTLTQILSSCRFSHSSVHHSTSPPYYSLLRSLQSLFSREFHSYSNSGFRSFSSASDYVIQDTDSSVATALNLDNRVPATVITGFLGSGKTTLLNHILTSNHGKRIAVIENEFGEVDIDGSLVASHSSSNEDIIMVNNGCLCCTVRGDLVKMLLELVKTKRDKFDHIVIETTGLAKPGPVIETFCTDELVSRYVKLDGVVTLVDSKHVIQHLDEVKPRFVVNEAVEQVAYADRIILNKIDLVTGADLEVLMKRIKHINGMAQIKKAKFGVVDMDFVLGVGGYDLDRIDSEVESGAEHHKGHGHHHDHVHDSAVSSVSIVSEGTLDLDEVDDWLERLLEEKEDDLYRMKGVLSVTGSEERYVFQGVHSTLDGCPGKTWGPGEKRVNKLVFIGRNLDETALRKGFKGCLVSESE
- the LOC113702889 gene encoding uncharacterized protein isoform X4; translated protein: MATLRYLLSKTTPKTLTQILSSCRFSHSSVHHSTSPPYYSLLRSLQSLFSREFHSYSNSGFRSFSSASDYVIQDTDSSVATALNLDNRVPATVITGFLGSGKTTLLNHILTSNHGKRIAVIENEFGEVDIDGSLVASHSSSNEDIIMVNNGCLCCTVRGDLVKMLLELVKTKRDKFDHIVIETTGLAKPGPVIETFCTDELVSRYVKLDGVVTLVDSKHVIQHLDEVKPRFVVNEAVEQVAYADRIILNKIDLVTGADLEVLMKRIKHINGMAQIKKAKFGVVDMDFVLGVGGYDLDRIDSEVESEHHKGHGHHHDHVHDSAVSSVSIVSEGTLDLDEVDDWLERLLEEKEDDLYRMKGVLSVTGSEERYVFQGVHSTLDGCPGKTWGPGEKRVNKLVFIGRNLDETALRKGFKGCLVSESE
- the LOC113702889 gene encoding uncharacterized protein isoform X6, which translates into the protein MATLRYLLSKTTPKTLTQILSSCRFSHSSVHHSTSPPYYSLLRSLQSLFSREFHSYSNSGFRSFSSASDYVIQDTDSSVATALNLDNRVPATVITGFLGSGKTTLLNHILTSNHGKRIAVIENEFGEVDIDGSLVASHSSSNEDIIMVNNGCLCCTVRGDLVKMLLELVKTKRDKFDHIVIETTGLAKPGPVIETFCTDELVSRYVKLDGVVTLVDSKHVIQHLDEVKPRFVVNEAVEQVAYADRIILNKHINGMAQIKKAKFGVVDMDFVLGVGGYDLDRIDSEVESAEHHKGHGHHHDHVHDSAVSSVSIVSEGTLDLDEVDDWLERLLEEKEDDLYRMKGVLSVTGSEERYVFQGVHSTLDGCPGKTWGPGEKRVNKLVFIGRNLDETALRKGFKGCLVSESE
- the LOC113702889 gene encoding uncharacterized protein isoform X3, translating into MATLRYLLSKTTPKTLTQILSSCRFSHSSVHHSTSPPYYSLLRSLQSLFSREFHSYSNSGFRSFSSASDYVIQDTDSSVATALNLDNRVPATVITGFLGSGKTTLLNHILTSNHGKRIAVIENEFGEVDIDGSLVASHSSSNEDIIMVNNGCLCCTVRGDLVKMLLELVKTKRDKFDHIVIETTGLAKPGPVIETFCTDELVSRYVKLDGVVTLVDSKHVIQHLDEVKPRFVVNEAVEQVAYADRIILNKIDLVTGADLEVLMKRIKHINGMAQIKKAKFGVVDMDFVLGVGGYDLDRIDSEVESGEHHKGHGHHHDHVHDSAVSSVSIVSEGTLDLDEVDDWLERLLEEKEDDLYRMKGVLSVTGSEERYVFQGVHSTLDGCPGKTWGPGEKRVNKLVFIGRNLDETALRKGFKGCLVSESE
- the LOC113702889 gene encoding uncharacterized protein isoform X8; translated protein: MATLRYLLSKTTPKTLTQILSSCRFSHSSVHHSTSPPYYSLLRSLQSLFSREFHSYSNSGFRSFSSASDYVIQDTDSSVATALNLDNRVPATVITGFLGSGKFGEVDIDGSLVASHSSSNEDIIMVNNGCLCCTVRGDLVKMLLELVKTKRDKFDHIVIETTGLAKPGPVIETFCTDELVSRYVKLDGVVTLVDSKHVIQHLDEVKPRFVVNEAVEQVAYADRIILNKIDLVTGADLEVLMKRIKHINGMAQIKKAKFGVVDMDFVLGVGGYDLDRIDSEVESGAEHHKGHGHHHDHVHDSAVSSVSIVSEGTLDLDEVDDWLERLLEEKEDDLYRMKGVLSVTGSEERYVFQGVHSTLDGCPGKTWGPGEKRVNKLVFIGRNLDETALRKGFKGCLVSESE
- the LOC113702889 gene encoding uncharacterized protein isoform X2, encoding MATLRYLLSKTTPKTLTQILSSCRFSHSSVHHSTSPPYYSLLRSLQSLFSREFHSYSNSGFRSFSSASDYVIQDTDSSVATALNLDNRVPATVITGFLGSGKTTLLNHILTSNHGKRIAVIENEFGEVDIDGSLVASHSSSNEDIIMVNNGCLCCTVRGDLVKMLLELVKTKRDKFDHIVIETTGLAKPGPVIETFCTDELVSRYVKLDGVVTLVDSKHVIQHLDEVKPRFVVNEAVEQVAYADRIILNKIDLVTGADLEVLMKRIKHINGMAQIKKAKFGVVDMDFVLGVGGYDLDRIDSEVESAEHHKGHGHHHDHVHDSAVSSVSIVSEGTLDLDEVDDWLERLLEEKEDDLYRMKGVLSVTGSEERYVFQGVHSTLDGCPGKTWGPGEKRVNKLVFIGRNLDETALRKGFKGCLVSESE
- the LOC113702889 gene encoding uncharacterized protein isoform X7: MATLRYLLSKTTPKTLTQILSSCRFSHSSVHHSTSPPYYSLLRSLQSLFSREFHSYSNSGFRSFSSASDYVIQDTDSSVATALNLDNRVPATVITGFLGSGKTTLLNHILTSNHGKRIAVIENEFGEVDIDGSLVASHSSSNEDIIMVNNGCLCCTVRGDLVKMLLELVKTKRDKFDHIVIETTGLAKPGPVIETFCTDELVSRYVKLDGVVTLVDSKHVIQHLDEVKPRFVVNEAVEQVAYADRIILNKHINGMAQIKKAKFGVVDMDFVLGVGGYDLDRIDSEVESEHHKGHGHHHDHVHDSAVSSVSIVSEGTLDLDEVDDWLERLLEEKEDDLYRMKGVLSVTGSEERYVFQGVHSTLDGCPGKTWGPGEKRVNKLVFIGRNLDETALRKGFKGCLVSESE